A window of Streptosporangiales bacterium contains these coding sequences:
- a CDS encoding PglZ domain-containing protein: MTQPPPVVPRYGEATLAELLPSVLAAHGVPGEQNALRLGGTDRGCVLLIDGLGRAQLRAHASAAPFLSSMREAAALMSAAPSTTATSLVSFGTGVPPSTHGVLGFKVRIPGEMRLLNHLHWSKRVDPVGWQRQPTVFGRATAAGLPAFFVGPASFKDSGLTVAATRGASFVAAETAEERIDAAGAALTRVDRGFAYVYWGDVDLTGHVHGVDSEEWRTALRDVDTLTQRLTERLPAGTALWVTADHGMVDVTDGDKIDVESTPGMADGVLLLGGEPRFRHIYARSGAAPDVLQAWREVLAGRAWVVSRDEAVAAGWFGPSIEAGLLPRIGDVLAVPYDRSAMVAPRAEPQGAALVGYHGSLTRAELEVPLLETRVG, from the coding sequence GTGACACAGCCGCCACCGGTCGTGCCTCGCTACGGTGAGGCGACGCTCGCGGAGCTGCTGCCCTCCGTGCTCGCCGCACACGGTGTGCCTGGGGAGCAGAACGCGCTGCGGCTGGGCGGCACCGACCGCGGCTGCGTGTTGCTCATCGACGGCCTTGGGCGTGCACAGCTGCGCGCGCACGCGTCCGCCGCCCCGTTCCTCTCGTCCATGCGGGAGGCCGCGGCGCTGATGTCCGCGGCCCCTTCGACCACCGCGACCAGCCTGGTGTCGTTCGGCACCGGGGTACCACCGAGCACCCACGGCGTGCTCGGCTTCAAGGTGCGTATCCCGGGTGAGATGCGGCTGCTCAACCACCTGCACTGGTCGAAGCGGGTGGATCCGGTGGGCTGGCAGCGCCAGCCCACCGTCTTCGGTCGGGCCACCGCGGCTGGGTTGCCGGCGTTCTTCGTCGGACCGGCGTCGTTCAAGGACTCCGGGCTCACCGTGGCGGCGACCCGTGGCGCGTCGTTCGTGGCCGCGGAGACGGCCGAGGAACGCATCGACGCCGCGGGCGCCGCACTGACCCGGGTGGACCGCGGCTTCGCGTACGTCTACTGGGGCGACGTGGACCTCACCGGGCACGTGCACGGTGTCGACTCCGAGGAATGGCGCACGGCCTTGCGCGACGTCGACACACTGACGCAACGGCTGACCGAGCGACTGCCTGCGGGCACGGCGCTGTGGGTCACGGCGGACCACGGCATGGTGGACGTCACCGACGGCGACAAGATCGACGTGGAGAGCACGCCCGGCATGGCCGACGGTGTGCTGCTGCTCGGCGGTGAGCCGCGGTTCAGGCACATCTACGCGCGGTCGGGAGCCGCGCCCGACGTCCTCCAGGCCTGGCGTGAGGTGCTGGCCGGCCGGGCGTGGGTGGTGTCCAGGGACGAGGCGGTGGCCGCCGGGTGGTTCGGGCCGAGCATCGAGGCCGGGTTGCTGCCGCGGATCGGCGACGTGCTCGCCGTGCCGTACGACCGGTCGGCGATGGTCGCGCCGCGTGCGGAGCCGCAGGGCGCGGCGCTCGTCGGCTACCACGGCTCGCTGACCCGCGCCGAGCTCGAGGTGCCGCTGTTGGAGACGCGCGTCGGTTGA
- a CDS encoding sulfurtransferase — protein sequence MGTSELVQVAELAEQLRGAAPPTLLDVRWSLGGPPGELAYREGHLPGAVYVDLDTALAAPPGAGGRHPLPAPADFGASMRAAGVSQDRPVVVYDGGDCMAAARAWWCLAYYGHRQVRVLDGGYQAWVAAGEPVSTEPPAPSTGDFEARPGGLELVDADEAAAVARAGVLLDVRTGERYRGETEAVDPVAGHIPGAVSAPTADNSGPDGRFLDAEALRDRFDALGVTGDTQVGAYCGSGVSAAHTVLALRLAGVPAALYVGSWSDWITDSTRPVSVGEKPG from the coding sequence GTGGGTACGTCGGAGCTGGTGCAGGTCGCCGAGTTGGCCGAGCAGCTGCGCGGTGCCGCGCCGCCGACCTTGCTGGACGTGCGGTGGTCGCTCGGCGGGCCGCCCGGTGAGCTCGCCTACCGGGAGGGTCACCTGCCGGGCGCGGTGTACGTCGACCTCGACACGGCGCTCGCCGCGCCCCCGGGCGCGGGCGGCCGGCATCCGCTGCCGGCACCGGCCGACTTCGGTGCGTCCATGCGGGCGGCCGGGGTGTCGCAGGACCGCCCGGTCGTGGTCTACGACGGCGGCGACTGCATGGCCGCCGCACGCGCCTGGTGGTGCCTGGCGTACTACGGGCATCGCCAGGTGCGGGTGCTCGACGGCGGGTACCAGGCCTGGGTGGCGGCGGGCGAACCGGTGAGCACCGAGCCACCGGCGCCGTCCACGGGTGACTTCGAGGCGCGTCCAGGCGGTCTCGAGCTGGTGGACGCGGACGAGGCCGCGGCCGTCGCACGTGCCGGGGTGCTGCTCGACGTACGTACCGGGGAGCGCTACCGCGGCGAGACCGAGGCGGTGGACCCGGTCGCCGGACACATCCCCGGCGCGGTCAGCGCGCCGACGGCCGACAATTCCGGGCCGGACGGCAGGTTCCTCGACGCCGAGGCGCTGCGCGACCGGTTCGACGCGCTCGGCGTCACGGGCGACACGCAGGTCGGTGCATACTGCGGATCCGGCGTCAGCGCCGCGCACACGGTGTTGGCGCTGCGGCTCGCCGGTGTGCCCGCGGCGCTCTACGTCGGTTCGTGGTCGGACTGGATCACAGACAGCACACGCCCGGTCAGCGTCGGCGAGAAGCCTGGCTGA
- a CDS encoding DUF2752 domain-containing protein yields MARLALPELDRTCRIRKDAAGITGRQMAVESQARPPFRRPWQGTFTDALRRTSIRMGVLGAVALVLANLQLPWRPTTLCALRGTIGIPCPLCGTTTAAVHIGQLDLLGALAANPFTVTIIALIATAPLTGIDRWWDTSLRSRPRALICIALFVAAEVWQLFRVDLLP; encoded by the coding sequence ATGGCGCGACTCGCTTTACCAGAGCTTGACCGGACGTGCCGCATCCGCAAGGATGCCGCAGGCATCACGGGGAGGCAGATGGCCGTCGAGAGCCAGGCGAGACCACCGTTTCGCCGTCCGTGGCAAGGGACGTTCACCGATGCCCTTCGTCGAACGTCGATCAGAATGGGGGTTCTCGGTGCCGTCGCCTTGGTGCTCGCAAACCTGCAGCTACCGTGGCGGCCCACTACGCTCTGCGCCCTGCGCGGGACGATCGGTATCCCCTGCCCGCTGTGCGGCACCACGACAGCCGCTGTGCACATCGGCCAGCTCGATCTGCTGGGTGCGCTCGCGGCGAACCCGTTCACAGTCACCATCATCGCTTTGATCGCAACCGCGCCGTTGACAGGCATCGACCGCTGGTGGGACACCAGCCTGCGCAGTCGGCCGCGTGCGCTAATCTGCATCGCCTTGTTCGTCGCGGCCGAAGTCTGGCAGCTCTTCAGAGTCGACTTGCTGCCTTGA
- a CDS encoding CHAT domain-containing protein — translation MRVLALESRLRGDARQAERLLRDAIEHADLAGSQRRAAQARLSLVPVLADLGRLPDALAAARAARPALHGVELGQLETQRALALSRAGRYAEALRDYDRALRLLRPGGDAEWTCRVLSNRAAVLGYLGHYPAARRDLQVAHQLATDNRLDIYAFRTKHNLGFVELRSGDLPAALRSFAAAEQWLPAGSVEASSLLDVAEAYLTGRLVHEAREKLEEAIEALAAGGFAVDVPEAEVLLARLHLLDKDPDAAARVATGAAAQFRQQRRPGWTSLAHHLALHARVDRGEADRGLLDQLRRSAGQLRRRGWAHAAVHSHVLAGDLARRLGHTRIARTELDRASHARQRGPIAVRAPAWYATALRRLVDDDVGGALRAARAGLRAVDEFAATLGATDLRVRASGWGEDLATLGVQLTKRAGDAWHYLTWVERWRANALRRPPVRPPHDGRLAADLAHLRRVTAELAASSARGVVSPKLAAEQVRLERAIRDRSRIASGPGGQGTSTTLDRGELQAQLGDRALVELTEYDGALVAVTVVAGRCRLHELCTLTEATAEMDALRFALHRLARRHGSRASLAAAEAGVAHAAGRLDTLLLGPLLPYIGDREVVLTPTGALHALPWSALPNLRDRPLSVAPSATMWLSAARGTRRRARRRGAVVLAGPGLEHAPREARMVARHYQRARQFTGRRATVSAALGALDRADVAHIAAHGTFRSDNPQFSALDLADGPVTVYDLEHLEVAPRRLVLSSCDTALSAVHAGDELQGVAAAFFALGTTTLVASVTPVADDETHAVMTRFHRLLAAGSPPGQALADAGTSTGTLGFVCFGVG, via the coding sequence TTGCGCGTGCTCGCCCTGGAGAGCAGGCTGCGCGGCGACGCGCGGCAGGCTGAACGGCTGTTGCGCGACGCCATCGAGCACGCCGACCTGGCCGGCTCGCAGCGACGGGCGGCGCAGGCGCGGTTGAGCCTGGTGCCGGTGCTCGCCGACCTCGGCCGGCTGCCCGATGCGCTCGCCGCGGCGCGGGCGGCACGGCCGGCGCTGCACGGCGTCGAGCTCGGTCAGCTGGAGACCCAGCGCGCGCTGGCGCTGAGCCGAGCGGGCAGGTACGCCGAAGCGCTCCGCGACTACGACCGCGCGCTGCGGTTGCTGCGGCCGGGCGGCGACGCGGAGTGGACGTGCCGGGTGCTCTCCAACCGCGCCGCCGTCCTCGGCTATCTCGGGCACTACCCGGCCGCCCGCCGCGACCTGCAGGTGGCACACCAGCTCGCCACCGACAACCGGCTGGACATCTACGCGTTCCGCACCAAGCACAACCTGGGCTTCGTCGAGCTGCGCTCCGGCGACCTCCCCGCCGCGTTGCGGTCGTTCGCGGCGGCCGAGCAGTGGCTGCCGGCCGGCAGCGTCGAGGCGTCCAGCCTGCTCGACGTCGCCGAGGCGTACCTCACCGGACGGCTCGTCCACGAGGCCAGGGAGAAGCTCGAGGAGGCGATCGAGGCACTCGCCGCCGGTGGCTTCGCCGTGGACGTGCCCGAGGCGGAGGTGCTGCTCGCCCGGCTGCACCTGCTGGACAAGGACCCGGACGCCGCGGCCAGGGTCGCCACCGGCGCGGCCGCCCAGTTCCGGCAACAGCGCCGCCCCGGATGGACGTCGCTCGCCCACCACCTCGCGCTCCACGCCCGGGTCGACCGGGGCGAGGCGGACCGCGGGCTGCTCGACCAGCTCCGCCGGTCGGCCGGCCAGCTGCGCCGGCGCGGCTGGGCGCACGCCGCCGTGCACAGCCACGTGCTGGCCGGCGACCTCGCCCGCCGGCTCGGGCACACGAGGATCGCCCGCACCGAGCTCGACCGGGCCAGCCACGCGAGGCAGCGCGGGCCGATCGCGGTACGCGCGCCCGCCTGGTACGCCACGGCGCTGCGCCGCCTCGTCGACGACGACGTCGGCGGCGCCCTGCGTGCCGCCAGGGCCGGCCTGCGTGCCGTGGACGAGTTCGCCGCCACGCTTGGCGCCACCGACCTCCGGGTCAGGGCGAGCGGCTGGGGCGAGGACCTCGCCACGTTGGGCGTGCAGCTGACCAAGCGGGCCGGTGACGCCTGGCACTACCTCACCTGGGTCGAAAGGTGGCGGGCCAACGCCCTGCGTCGTCCGCCGGTACGACCACCGCACGACGGCCGGCTGGCCGCCGACCTCGCGCACCTGCGTAGGGTCACCGCGGAGCTCGCCGCCAGCTCCGCACGTGGCGTCGTGTCGCCGAAGCTCGCCGCCGAGCAGGTGCGGCTGGAGCGCGCCATCCGCGACCGCAGCCGGATCGCAAGCGGGCCAGGCGGCCAGGGCACGTCGACGACCCTCGATCGCGGTGAGCTGCAGGCGCAGCTCGGCGACCGGGCGCTGGTCGAGCTCACCGAGTACGACGGCGCGCTCGTCGCGGTCACCGTGGTGGCGGGCAGGTGCCGGCTGCACGAGCTCTGCACGCTGACCGAGGCGACGGCGGAGATGGACGCGCTGCGGTTCGCCCTGCACCGGCTCGCCAGGCGGCACGGCTCGCGGGCGAGCCTCGCGGCCGCCGAGGCCGGCGTCGCGCACGCCGCGGGCCGGCTGGACACACTGCTGCTCGGCCCGCTGCTGCCGTACATCGGCGACCGCGAGGTGGTCCTCACCCCGACCGGCGCGCTGCACGCGCTGCCGTGGAGCGCCCTGCCGAACCTGCGCGACCGGCCGCTGTCCGTGGCGCCGTCGGCGACCATGTGGCTGTCCGCGGCGCGCGGCACCCGCAGGCGGGCGCGCAGGCGCGGCGCCGTGGTGCTGGCCGGCCCCGGGCTGGAACACGCCCCGCGCGAGGCACGGATGGTGGCACGGCACTACCAACGGGCCAGGCAGTTCACCGGTCGCAGGGCGACCGTCTCGGCCGCGCTCGGCGCGCTCGACCGCGCCGACGTCGCACACATCGCGGCGCACGGGACGTTCCGTTCCGACAACCCGCAGTTCTCTGCTCTCGACCTGGCGGACGGGCCGGTCACCGTCTACGACCTCGAACACCTGGAGGTGGCCCCGCGCCGGCTCGTGCTGTCGTCGTGCGACACCGCGCTGTCCGCCGTGCACGCCGGCGACGAGCTGCAGGGCGTGGCGGCCGCGTTCTTCGCGCTCGGCACCACCACGCTGGTCGCCAGCGTCACGCCGGTCGCGGACGACGAGACGCACGCCGTCATGACGCGCTTCCACCGGCTCCTCGCGGCCGGCAGTCCGCCCGGCCAGGCGCTCGCCGACGCCGGCACGAGCACCGGAACGCTCGGTTTCGTGTGCTTCGGCGTCGGGTAA
- a CDS encoding sigma-70 family RNA polymerase sigma factor, producing the protein MERTYPRTGEPCNTTLLELAGEGDTEAWRQLVDRFSPLVWSVARAQGLGRMDAADVYQTTWLRLVEHLGRLRDPAAVGGWLVATARHEAIRVSRRGARERPVEDHGLDQSATDLDTPEAALLLSEEHRGVLRAFVQLSDRCQRLLRVLSASPTTSYAEVAAELDMPVGSLGPTRGRCLKHLRQLLEGDDDER; encoded by the coding sequence GTGGAACGCACATACCCGCGCACCGGCGAGCCGTGCAACACCACCTTGCTCGAGCTCGCCGGTGAGGGCGACACCGAGGCCTGGCGACAGCTGGTCGACCGGTTCTCGCCGCTGGTCTGGTCGGTCGCCCGAGCGCAGGGCCTCGGCCGGATGGACGCCGCCGACGTCTACCAGACCACCTGGCTGCGGCTGGTCGAGCACCTGGGCCGCCTCCGCGACCCGGCAGCCGTCGGCGGCTGGTTGGTGGCCACGGCCCGCCACGAGGCGATCCGGGTCTCCCGCCGCGGCGCCAGGGAGCGGCCGGTGGAGGACCACGGTCTCGACCAGTCCGCGACCGACCTCGACACCCCCGAAGCCGCGCTGCTCCTCTCCGAGGAGCACCGCGGCGTACTGCGCGCGTTCGTGCAACTGTCCGATCGCTGTCAGCGCCTGCTGCGGGTGCTCTCCGCCAGCCCCACGACGAGCTACGCCGAGGTCGCCGCGGAGCTGGACATGCCCGTCGGCAGCCTCGGTCCCACCCGGGGTCGCTGTCTGAAACACCTGCGTCAGTTGTTGGAGGGGGACGACGATGAGCGGTGA
- a CDS encoding S8 family serine peptidase, translating into MSDPERPNRISRRHGAIVLDDEGHALAKKHELLCSRKHAATVVDDRLRKWVDSSEDVRGAGIVRIRLNKRARVDLRKVTADLEPYARVAPNLIYTGEPAWNGGPSGPPTQPSRKPRPPRAPSPGAKHATAAVLDTGISAHPWFTDRDWFADCGPANAEEYDADLDFELDSQAGHGTFVTGLLLHRAPDAHVTPVRVLSSDGVCDELELIKAIADLRPRKSGGIDVLNLSLGGYTHDDRPSPLLLEALHALGPKTVVVAAAGNQGTERPFWPAAANSVIAVGALEEAGGEPAHFSNHGFWVDACAPGQDVSSSFVWFNGPDVDTGAGDTDEDLFLGYADWSGTSFAAPQVAGAIAGICAKQGVDAPEAARILLDPSKHSYVPDLGLAVLEPRRTR; encoded by the coding sequence ATGAGTGACCCCGAGCGCCCCAACCGGATCAGCCGCCGCCACGGTGCCATCGTGCTCGACGACGAAGGCCATGCCCTGGCGAAGAAGCACGAGTTGTTGTGCAGTCGCAAGCATGCCGCCACCGTCGTGGACGACCGTCTCCGCAAGTGGGTGGACAGCAGCGAGGACGTCCGCGGCGCGGGCATCGTACGTATCCGCCTGAATAAGCGCGCCAGGGTCGACCTGCGCAAGGTGACCGCCGACCTGGAGCCGTACGCCCGCGTGGCGCCGAACCTCATCTACACCGGGGAGCCGGCGTGGAACGGCGGCCCGAGCGGTCCGCCCACCCAGCCGTCGCGCAAGCCGCGCCCACCGCGTGCGCCGTCCCCCGGGGCCAAGCACGCCACCGCAGCCGTACTCGACACCGGCATCTCCGCACACCCGTGGTTCACCGACCGCGACTGGTTCGCCGACTGCGGGCCGGCGAACGCCGAGGAGTACGACGCCGACCTCGACTTCGAGCTCGACAGCCAGGCCGGCCACGGCACGTTCGTCACCGGCCTGCTGCTCCACCGCGCGCCGGACGCCCACGTCACGCCGGTACGGGTGCTCTCCAGCGACGGCGTCTGCGACGAGCTCGAGCTGATCAAGGCGATCGCGGACCTGCGGCCGCGGAAGTCCGGCGGCATCGACGTGCTGAACCTCTCGCTCGGCGGCTACACCCACGACGACCGTCCCTCTCCCCTACTCCTCGAGGCGCTGCACGCGCTCGGCCCGAAGACCGTCGTCGTCGCGGCCGCCGGCAACCAGGGCACCGAGCGGCCGTTCTGGCCCGCCGCAGCCAACTCGGTCATCGCCGTCGGTGCGCTCGAGGAGGCCGGCGGCGAGCCCGCGCACTTCAGCAACCACGGCTTCTGGGTGGACGCGTGCGCGCCCGGCCAGGACGTCAGCAGCAGCTTCGTCTGGTTCAACGGCCCGGACGTGGACACCGGCGCCGGCGACACCGACGAGGACCTGTTCCTCGGCTACGCCGACTGGAGCGGCACCTCGTTCGCGGCGCCCCAGGTCGCCGGCGCGATCGCCGGGATCTGCGCGAAGCAGGGGGTGGACGCACCCGAGGCGGCCCGCATCCTGCTCGACCCGAGCAAGCACAGCTACGTCCCCGACCTCGGCCTCGCGGTGTTGGAGCCGCGCCGTACCAGGTAA
- a CDS encoding MFS transporter encodes MFIALVVAVGGSLGAPLITSVAGELDVSLAAAQWTLTAPLLVGAIATPVLGRLGTGPRRRQAVLAALAVTVAGSLLTVVAPSFGWLLAGRVGQGAGLGLTPLMMGAARDHLPAERPGPTIALLSVASTIGVGVGYPLAGLLTDVAGLRAAYGLGLLITAVALVAAWRSVPRPPAGRSAALDLPGALLLGGGLSALLLAISQTAVWTERPAFGAALLAAAAVLGGAWVHRERRCAAPLVDLALLRKPAVAGANAVMLLGGVGMYLLLTLVTRYVQTPASAGYGVGVDVFVAGLVLVPFSALGFAGGRLVRPLRTRLAPASVLAAGGTVVLAALALFALTRSQLWLSFAVMGVLGLGVGAFSAAMPAAILAGTPAEETSSAMSFNQVVRSVGFSIGSALAGLTLAAHTPAGSTFPTDTGYTTASWLGAAAMGVTVVTALTLRHTAGRRP; translated from the coding sequence ATGTTCATCGCACTCGTCGTCGCCGTCGGCGGCAGCCTCGGGGCGCCGCTGATCACCTCGGTTGCCGGCGAGCTCGACGTCTCGCTGGCGGCCGCGCAGTGGACGCTCACCGCCCCGCTGCTCGTCGGCGCGATCGCCACCCCGGTGCTGGGTCGGCTGGGCACCGGCCCGCGCCGTCGCCAGGCCGTCCTCGCCGCCCTGGCCGTCACCGTGGCGGGCAGCCTGCTGACGGTGGTGGCGCCTTCGTTCGGCTGGCTGCTTGCCGGCCGGGTCGGCCAGGGCGCGGGGCTGGGGCTGACGCCGCTGATGATGGGCGCCGCCCGCGACCACCTGCCCGCCGAGCGCCCCGGCCCGACGATCGCGCTGCTCTCGGTGGCCTCGACCATCGGCGTCGGCGTCGGTTACCCGCTTGCCGGGCTGCTGACCGACGTCGCCGGGCTGCGCGCGGCGTACGGACTCGGCCTGCTCATCACGGCGGTCGCGCTGGTCGCCGCGTGGCGCTCCGTGCCCCGGCCGCCGGCCGGCCGCTCGGCGGCGCTCGACCTGCCGGGCGCGTTGCTGCTCGGCGGCGGGCTGTCTGCGTTGCTCCTGGCAATCAGCCAGACCGCCGTGTGGACCGAGCGCCCGGCGTTCGGCGCCGCGCTCCTGGCCGCCGCGGCCGTGCTGGGCGGCGCGTGGGTGCACCGCGAACGCCGGTGCGCCGCCCCGCTGGTGGATCTCGCCCTGCTGCGCAAGCCTGCGGTGGCCGGCGCCAACGCCGTCATGCTGCTCGGCGGCGTCGGCATGTACCTGCTGCTGACCCTGGTGACCCGCTACGTGCAGACGCCCGCCTCAGCCGGCTACGGGGTCGGCGTGGACGTCTTCGTCGCTGGCCTGGTGCTGGTGCCGTTCTCCGCGCTGGGGTTCGCCGGCGGCAGGCTGGTGCGGCCGCTGCGTACGCGGCTCGCTCCGGCGAGTGTACTGGCGGCGGGTGGCACGGTAGTGCTGGCGGCGCTTGCGCTGTTCGCGCTGACCCGCAGCCAGCTGTGGCTGTCGTTCGCGGTGATGGGCGTGCTCGGGCTTGGCGTCGGCGCCTTCTCGGCGGCGATGCCGGCAGCGATCCTCGCCGGCACCCCGGCGGAGGAGACGTCGAGCGCGATGAGCTTCAACCAGGTCGTCCGCAGCGTCGGCTTCTCCATCGGCAGCGCCCTGGCCGGCCTGACCCTGGCCGCCCACACCCCGGCCGGCTCGACGTTCCCCACCGACACCGGATACACGACGGCGTCCTGGCTCGGCGCCGCGGCAATGGGCGTCACCGTCGTCACCGCGCTGACCCTTCGGCACACGGCTGGCCGCCGGCCGTGA
- a CDS encoding TetR family transcriptional regulator has product MAGADRREQVLRIAGDEFAEHGLHGVSAEVIARKAGITHAYVFRLFGTKKQLFLEVVRRAFAAMADGLAASADTASGLEALAAMGRRYDASLKDRPLLLLQLQAFAACGDAEVCEAVRESFGRLWQTVSDATGLDPVQVKTFMAYGMLLNTNAALGTADVDADWARQATTRIHAGLFTHVTTEANR; this is encoded by the coding sequence CTGGCCGGCGCGGATCGCCGCGAGCAGGTGCTGCGGATCGCCGGGGACGAGTTCGCCGAGCACGGCCTGCACGGGGTGTCGGCCGAGGTGATCGCGCGTAAGGCGGGCATCACGCACGCCTACGTCTTCCGCCTCTTCGGCACCAAGAAGCAGCTCTTCCTCGAGGTCGTCCGCCGCGCCTTCGCCGCGATGGCGGACGGCCTCGCCGCATCCGCGGACACGGCGTCCGGCCTCGAGGCGCTGGCCGCCATGGGCCGGCGTTACGACGCCAGCCTGAAGGACCGCCCCCTGCTGCTGCTCCAGCTGCAGGCATTCGCCGCGTGCGGCGACGCCGAGGTGTGCGAGGCGGTGCGGGAGAGCTTCGGCCGGCTCTGGCAGACGGTCAGCGACGCCACCGGCCTCGACCCGGTGCAGGTCAAGACGTTCATGGCGTACGGGATGCTGCTCAACACCAACGCCGCCCTCGGCACCGCGGACGTCGACGCCGACTGGGCGCGCCAGGCGACGACCCGCATCCACGCCGGCCTCTTCACGCATGTCACCACCGAGGCGAACCGGTGA
- a CDS encoding PH domain-containing protein: MATAQLAGGGAASHRLGCVSTPLRAPLHTVSRRAVYQWAVEGLLQLAVLLALGLLLTWWNPAFLPPEASRWRWALPIALGLVGLVFVVVEPWWRFRVHRWEVTDEVVYTRAGWFSREWRVVPISRIQSVDTRRGMLQRMFGLATLVVQTASHAGSSEIVGLPADVAVRLSYDLAQRANVLPDDAT; encoded by the coding sequence ATTGCGACGGCACAGCTGGCCGGCGGCGGTGCTGCGTCTCATAGGCTCGGCTGCGTGTCGACACCGCTGCGAGCTCCGCTGCACACCGTCTCGCGTCGCGCGGTCTACCAGTGGGCCGTCGAGGGACTCCTGCAGCTCGCCGTGTTGCTCGCGCTCGGCCTGTTGCTCACCTGGTGGAACCCCGCCTTCCTGCCGCCGGAGGCGTCGCGCTGGCGGTGGGCGCTGCCGATCGCGCTCGGCCTGGTGGGGCTCGTGTTCGTCGTCGTCGAGCCGTGGTGGCGCTTCCGGGTGCACCGGTGGGAGGTGACCGACGAGGTCGTCTACACCAGGGCAGGCTGGTTCAGCCGGGAGTGGCGGGTGGTGCCGATCAGCCGGATCCAGAGCGTCGACACCCGGCGGGGGATGCTGCAGCGGATGTTCGGCCTCGCCACGCTCGTCGTACAGACCGCTTCGCACGCGGGGTCGAGCGAGATCGTCGGGCTGCCGGCCGACGTCGCCGTGCGGCTGTCGTACGACCTCGCCCAGCGGGCGAACGTGCTGCCGGACGACGCCACGTGA
- a CDS encoding PH domain-containing protein gives MRRGEPELAAATNTGAPVPDPVDAVAVPPRRLSARSLIVDPFRRLGAFLLPVTVAFLLSGHFTVDRAAFYGLGAGLLSVVYSAVRWLTFRYTVRYGRLDITSGLLHRRSRSIPLDRIRGVDVAASPLHRLLRVVVVRVDAAAGGSGQVDEGVLDAVSVAEGTRLRRLLLARRPAGGAEATAGGAATTGDVLAKVKASWFLYSPLTGAYLFAPLAVLGTVWGWAGQEPFSERRVIGWAEWLAGDPWLLGLTAGCLLLLGLPVASIAVTTVLNWGFTVRSTPDALNLQRGLLTRRHVTLERRRVRGWELVEALPARPTHSGRLLALVTGLSGRSRAELLPVGPVAAIRLLAGQTVGSVPGPLRRHPRAARRRRLFRAVVPWLLVTGLTGWGGQFGAAAVAAVLAVVGVPLALDRYRSLGHAYADGFLCVRSGSWSRRTVLVQQQAVVGWQVRQTFFQRRQGLATLVVGVGAGSGGYRAVDMDARAAGELARQVTPRWVEPFLAAEERS, from the coding sequence GTGAGGCGCGGGGAGCCGGAGCTCGCGGCTGCCACGAACACCGGCGCGCCTGTGCCTGACCCGGTGGACGCGGTGGCCGTGCCACCGCGCAGGCTGAGCGCGCGCAGCCTGATCGTCGACCCGTTCAGGCGGCTCGGTGCGTTCCTGCTGCCGGTGACCGTCGCGTTCCTGCTGTCCGGCCACTTCACCGTCGACCGTGCCGCGTTCTACGGGCTCGGCGCCGGGCTGCTGTCCGTCGTCTACTCGGCGGTGCGGTGGCTGACGTTCCGCTACACCGTCCGCTACGGCCGGCTCGACATCACCTCCGGTCTGCTGCACCGCAGGTCGCGGTCGATCCCGCTGGACCGGATCCGGGGCGTGGACGTCGCCGCGTCGCCGCTGCACCGGCTGCTGCGGGTCGTCGTGGTGCGCGTGGACGCGGCGGCCGGCGGCAGCGGTCAGGTGGACGAGGGCGTGCTCGACGCGGTGAGCGTCGCGGAAGGCACGCGGCTGCGGCGGCTGCTGCTTGCGCGGCGGCCCGCGGGCGGCGCCGAGGCGACCGCAGGGGGTGCGGCCACGACCGGTGACGTGCTGGCGAAGGTGAAGGCGTCGTGGTTCCTGTACTCACCGCTGACCGGTGCGTACCTGTTCGCCCCGCTGGCCGTGCTCGGCACCGTGTGGGGCTGGGCCGGGCAGGAACCGTTCAGCGAGCGGCGGGTGATCGGGTGGGCGGAGTGGCTGGCCGGCGACCCGTGGTTGCTCGGGCTCACCGCCGGCTGTCTGCTCCTGCTCGGCCTGCCGGTCGCGTCGATCGCCGTGACGACGGTGTTGAACTGGGGCTTCACCGTGCGGAGCACCCCGGACGCGCTCAACCTGCAGCGCGGGCTGCTCACCCGCAGGCACGTGACGCTCGAACGGCGCCGGGTGCGCGGCTGGGAGCTGGTGGAGGCGCTGCCGGCCAGGCCGACGCACAGCGGCCGGCTGCTCGCCCTGGTCACCGGCCTCAGCGGGCGCTCCCGCGCCGAGCTGCTCCCCGTCGGGCCGGTCGCCGCCATCCGGCTGCTCGCCGGGCAGACCGTCGGCTCGGTGCCCGGCCCGCTGCGCCGGCACCCGCGGGCCGCGCGGCGGCGACGGCTGTTCCGGGCCGTGGTGCCGTGGCTGCTGGTTACCGGGCTGACCGGCTGGGGCGGGCAGTTCGGCGCCGCCGCGGTGGCTGCCGTGCTGGCCGTGGTCGGGGTGCCGCTGGCGCTCGACAGGTACCGCTCGCTCGGGCACGCCTACGCGGACGGGTTCCTGTGTGTCCGCAGCGGCTCCTGGTCCAGGCGGACCGTCCTGGTGCAGCAGCAGGCCGTGGTCGGGTGGCAGGTGCGGCAGACGTTCTTCCAGCGCCGGCAGGGCCTCGCCACGCTGGTCGTCGGGGTAGGCGCGGGCAGCGGCGGGTATCGGGCGGTGGACATGGACGCCCGCGCCGCAGGCGAGCTCGCACGCCAGGTCACGCCGCGCTGGGTGGAGCCGTTCCTGGCGGCGGAGGAGCGTTCCTAG